In a single window of the Aminomonas paucivorans DSM 12260 genome:
- a CDS encoding ornithine carbamoyltransferase: MKSYFRGRHFINLEDFDREEVDTLLEVSFDLKKKFAMGEATPYLLYKTLFLIFFEQSTRTRNSMEAGLAQLGGHANYLDSSTMQVSHGETAKDTAVILSGFGHAIACRYCNWGYGNRYLTEMARWAKVPVMNLQCDLYHPFQALADLMTMKEKFGRLDRLKVSIIWAYAESHKKPISVPVSQVLLFPRYGMDVVLAHPKGWELPDWVIAQARGNAEKYGGTVTVTDDEEAAYRGAHVVIPKNWGNWVTDQTGLAAAGAVKVVDEKLLAHRSWKCTQEKMAWTDRDGVYMHALPADRNHEVEDEVIDGPRSVVYDEAENRLHTAKAVMTLLMGGR; this comes from the coding sequence ATGAAGAGCTACTTTCGGGGAAGGCACTTCATCAACCTGGAGGACTTCGACCGGGAAGAGGTGGACACCCTGCTGGAGGTCTCCTTCGACCTCAAGAAGAAGTTCGCCATGGGGGAAGCCACCCCGTACCTGCTCTACAAGACCCTGTTCCTGATCTTCTTCGAGCAGTCCACCCGTACCCGGAACTCCATGGAGGCGGGGCTCGCCCAGCTGGGGGGGCACGCGAACTACCTGGACTCCAGCACCATGCAGGTCTCTCACGGGGAGACCGCCAAGGACACCGCGGTCATCCTCTCGGGCTTCGGACACGCCATCGCGTGCCGCTACTGCAACTGGGGGTACGGCAACCGGTACCTGACGGAGATGGCCCGGTGGGCCAAGGTTCCCGTCATGAACCTTCAGTGCGACCTGTACCATCCCTTCCAGGCCCTGGCGGACCTCATGACCATGAAGGAGAAGTTCGGCCGCCTCGACCGGCTCAAGGTCTCCATCATCTGGGCCTACGCGGAGAGCCACAAGAAGCCCATCTCCGTCCCCGTCTCCCAGGTCCTCCTGTTCCCCCGGTACGGCATGGACGTGGTCCTGGCCCACCCCAAGGGCTGGGAGCTTCCCGACTGGGTCATCGCCCAGGCCCGGGGCAATGCGGAGAAGTACGGCGGCACCGTCACCGTCACGGACGACGAGGAGGCCGCCTACCGGGGCGCCCACGTGGTCATCCCCAAGAACTGGGGCAACTGGGTCACGGACCAGACGGGGCTTGCGGCCGCCGGGGCGGTGAAGGTGGTGGACGAGAAGCTCCTGGCCCACCGGTCCTGGAAGTGCACCCAGGAGAAGATGGCCTGGACGGACCGGGACGGGGTCTACATGCACGCCCTTCCTGCGGATCGGAACCACGAGGTGGAGGACGAGGTCATCGACGGTCCCCGGTCGGTGGTGTACGACGAGGCGGAAAACCGTCTCCATACCGCCAAGGCGGTGATGACCCTGCTGATGGGAGGGCGCTAG
- a CDS encoding FAD-dependent oxidoreductase, with product MRDRLRPLSFEEELLWMLEEHRLHGSLFGIPRALFFRPDPASPLAGRLFGEALHVPLGPAAGPHTQLVPNLASAWLCGARYLELKTVQILDELTVERPCMDMEDEGTNVEWSQELKLEQSASEYARAWVLVHLLPRILGWEDPGEGTLFNLSVGYNLEGILRPRMQQFLARMADASEEIESCRRVLRVRRPDLAEIPVPSRIASSCTLSTMHGCPPEEIERIASYLLSRGLHVFVKLNPTLLGAEGVRSILNGSLGFRDLHVPDSAFEHDLRYPQAVEILRNLAETARLRGVSFGVKLTNTLALENRKGRLPGGEMYLSGRPLFPLAVNLFRRIREDFPDLPVSFSAGADQENLASLFACGVRTVTAATEFLKPGGYGRLASWARGLEETLRAAGCTGLGDFARDGVARLEELAASSLEDPRYRFAPVRVPRVPTPLGPFDCVEAPCTAACPVDQEVPLYVRRLARGDFDGALEGILRRNPLPGVTGHVCPHPCQDRCTRSQIDEPVAIRALKRAAERYGRVSVSPVPGNGPKVAVVGAGPSGLAAARELARAGFRVTVLEARDRPGGMMALAPRFRLPEDALEGDVVRIEALGVDFRFSSPAEGPPERLLESFDGVYLASGFPCDAPLGIPGEGTQGVYGALAFLEGVARGQAPDLGPRVLVAGGGNTALDAARTALRLGASVRLVYRRCLDQMPAAKEEVEAFLAEGGEIRELASPEEVLSEGGRFRGLECRRNRLGEAGPDGRPCPVPTEERFSLEGSALIVAIGQSQGTLLFSQSRVKLEGGRARAFDSLVSTVPGVYVGGDLVRGPETVVAACGDGRKAARSLCHAFAVPFPEEEPPEVPTEEEVELLKLRRAVKVPARREGRGDARGFGLAELPLTREEAVEEAARCLSCDLVCDKCVDVCPNRANLAVRVRPAWGTAPVFSCRGEGVRVTSSREVRVRQDRQIVHLEDLCNHCGNCETFCVHQGGRPHADKPRLFLSPEAYGMEEENAFLARRGRIAWKEGGIEASLERPPRGWLYRDPFLEVELLPSFGPRRVRLRCPFPGERSLERAFLMGVLLEGMEGSVPYLLDRGENR from the coding sequence ATGAGAGACCGCCTGCGCCCCCTGTCCTTCGAGGAGGAGCTGCTTTGGATGCTGGAGGAGCATCGCCTTCACGGGTCCCTCTTCGGCATCCCCCGTGCCCTGTTCTTCCGTCCCGATCCGGCCTCCCCCCTGGCGGGGCGGCTCTTCGGGGAGGCCCTGCACGTCCCCCTGGGCCCCGCGGCGGGACCCCACACCCAACTGGTTCCGAACCTGGCCTCCGCCTGGCTCTGCGGTGCCCGGTACCTGGAACTCAAGACGGTGCAGATCCTGGACGAGCTGACGGTGGAACGCCCCTGCATGGACATGGAGGACGAGGGGACCAACGTGGAGTGGTCCCAGGAGCTGAAGCTGGAGCAGTCCGCCTCGGAGTACGCCCGGGCCTGGGTGCTGGTGCACCTGCTCCCCCGGATCCTGGGGTGGGAGGACCCGGGGGAGGGGACCCTGTTCAACCTGAGCGTGGGGTACAACCTGGAGGGGATCCTTCGGCCCCGGATGCAGCAGTTCCTGGCCCGCATGGCCGACGCCTCCGAGGAGATCGAATCGTGCCGCCGGGTCCTGCGGGTCCGTCGGCCGGACCTGGCGGAGATCCCCGTCCCCTCCCGGATCGCCTCCAGCTGCACCCTGTCCACCATGCACGGGTGTCCCCCGGAGGAGATCGAGAGGATCGCCTCCTACCTCCTGAGCCGGGGGCTCCACGTGTTCGTCAAGCTCAACCCCACCCTGCTGGGGGCGGAGGGCGTCCGGTCCATCCTGAACGGGAGCCTGGGCTTCCGGGACCTGCACGTCCCCGACTCCGCCTTCGAGCACGACCTCCGGTACCCCCAGGCGGTGGAGATCCTGCGCAACCTGGCGGAGACCGCCCGGCTCCGGGGGGTCTCCTTCGGGGTGAAGCTCACCAACACCCTGGCCCTGGAGAACCGCAAGGGGCGGCTCCCCGGGGGGGAGATGTACCTCTCCGGTCGTCCCCTCTTCCCCCTGGCGGTGAACCTCTTCCGCCGGATCCGGGAGGACTTCCCCGACCTGCCCGTGTCCTTCTCCGCCGGGGCGGACCAGGAGAACCTGGCGTCCCTCTTCGCCTGCGGCGTCCGGACGGTCACCGCCGCCACGGAGTTTCTCAAGCCCGGGGGGTACGGACGCCTGGCCTCCTGGGCCCGGGGGCTGGAGGAGACCCTTCGGGCGGCGGGCTGCACCGGTCTGGGGGACTTCGCCCGGGACGGGGTGGCCCGCCTGGAAGAGCTGGCGGCGTCCTCCCTGGAGGACCCGCGCTACCGCTTCGCCCCGGTCCGGGTCCCCCGGGTGCCCACCCCCCTGGGGCCCTTCGACTGCGTGGAGGCCCCCTGTACCGCCGCCTGCCCCGTGGACCAGGAGGTGCCCCTGTACGTGCGGCGCCTCGCCCGGGGGGACTTCGACGGGGCCCTGGAGGGGATCCTGCGGAGAAATCCCCTGCCCGGGGTCACGGGACACGTGTGTCCCCACCCCTGCCAGGACCGGTGTACCCGCTCCCAGATCGACGAGCCCGTGGCCATCCGGGCCCTGAAGCGGGCCGCGGAGCGTTACGGGAGAGTCTCCGTTTCTCCCGTTCCCGGAAACGGTCCGAAGGTGGCGGTGGTGGGCGCCGGGCCCTCGGGCCTGGCGGCGGCCCGGGAGCTGGCCCGGGCGGGATTTCGGGTCACCGTCCTGGAGGCCCGGGATCGCCCCGGGGGGATGATGGCCCTGGCCCCCCGGTTCCGTCTCCCCGAGGACGCCCTGGAGGGGGACGTGGTGCGCATCGAGGCCCTGGGGGTGGACTTTCGCTTCTCCTCCCCCGCGGAGGGGCCCCCGGAGAGGCTGCTGGAATCCTTCGACGGGGTGTACCTGGCCTCGGGATTCCCCTGCGACGCCCCCCTGGGGATCCCCGGGGAGGGGACGCAGGGGGTCTACGGAGCCCTGGCGTTTCTGGAGGGGGTTGCCCGGGGCCAAGCCCCGGACCTGGGCCCCCGGGTCCTGGTGGCGGGAGGGGGCAACACCGCCCTGGACGCCGCCCGCACCGCCCTGCGCCTGGGAGCCTCGGTCCGGCTGGTCTACCGGCGCTGCCTGGACCAGATGCCCGCGGCTAAGGAAGAAGTCGAAGCCTTCCTGGCGGAGGGGGGGGAGATCCGGGAGCTGGCCTCCCCCGAAGAGGTCCTCTCGGAGGGGGGGCGCTTCCGGGGCCTGGAGTGCCGCCGAAACCGTCTGGGGGAGGCGGGGCCCGACGGAAGACCCTGCCCCGTCCCCACGGAGGAGCGTTTCTCCCTGGAGGGAAGCGCCCTGATCGTCGCCATCGGCCAGTCCCAGGGAACCCTGCTCTTCTCCCAAAGCCGGGTGAAGCTGGAGGGGGGCAGGGCCCGGGCCTTCGACAGCCTCGTCTCCACGGTGCCGGGGGTGTACGTGGGGGGGGACCTGGTGCGGGGACCCGAGACGGTGGTGGCCGCCTGCGGGGACGGAAGAAAAGCCGCCCGATCCCTGTGTCACGCCTTCGCCGTGCCTTTCCCGGAGGAGGAGCCGCCGGAGGTCCCCACGGAGGAGGAGGTGGAGCTCCTCAAGCTCCGCCGCGCCGTGAAGGTCCCCGCCCGTCGGGAGGGGCGGGGGGACGCCCGGGGCTTCGGCCTCGCCGAGCTTCCCCTGACCCGGGAGGAGGCGGTGGAGGAAGCGGCCCGGTGTCTTTCCTGCGACCTGGTGTGCGACAAGTGCGTCGACGTGTGCCCCAACCGGGCGAACCTGGCGGTCCGGGTGCGCCCCGCCTGGGGGACGGCGCCGGTCTTCTCCTGCCGGGGGGAGGGGGTCCGGGTCACCTCTTCCCGGGAGGTGCGGGTCCGCCAGGACCGGCAGATCGTCCACCTGGAGGACCTGTGCAACCACTGCGGCAACTGCGAGACCTTCTGTGTCCACCAGGGGGGGCGTCCCCACGCGGACAAGCCCCGGCTCTTCCTCTCCCCGGAGGCCTACGGGATGGAGGAGGAGAACGCCTTCCTGGCCCGAAGGGGACGCATCGCCTGGAAGGAGGGAGGGATCGAGGCGTCCCTGGAGCGCCCCCCCCGGGGGTGGCTCTACCGGGACCCCTTCCTGGAGGTGGAGCTGCTGCCCTCCTTCGGGCCTCGCCGGGTGCGGCTGCGCTGCCCCTTCCCGGGGGAGCGGTCCCTGGAGCGGGCTTTTCTCATGGGGGTCCTTCTGGAAGGGATGGAAGGGAGCGTCCCCTACCTGCTGGACAGAGGGGAAAACCGGTAA
- the ssnA gene encoding putative aminohydrolase SsnA yields the protein MLLVGNGRLVTRDPERPYLEDGGVLCDGGTVREVGPTAELRGRHPEASFLDARGGLIHPGFVNAHMHCYSALVRGFGGKGGEPASDFVQVLERLWWRLDKALTLEDVKVSAQVCLLEALRCGCTTLLDHHASPRAIPGSLFALAEAVEESGLSACLCYEVSDRDGPQAAREGIRENVAFLEHVGKGGNPRIAGTFGLHASLTLSDETLDACSSACDYQGFHVHVAEGPTDETECRRLHGLSILERFRRFGLLGPKSLAVHCIHVDREEVGILKDTRTAVVHNPESNMGNAVGAAKVLDLMEAGVLVGLGTDGYVSDMLRSYALGNALVKHASGHPNRGWTEVPKMLFQNNGEIADRYFPLRRGVLAPGWAADLAVLDYDPPTPLSERNVDGHLLFGPLSGRVVHTVAGGQVLYRDRAFTVLDEGRILARARECASRVWSRF from the coding sequence ATGCTGCTGGTGGGAAACGGAAGGCTGGTGACCCGGGATCCGGAGCGTCCCTACCTGGAGGACGGGGGGGTGCTGTGCGACGGGGGAACCGTTCGGGAGGTGGGGCCCACGGCGGAGCTTCGGGGCCGCCACCCCGAGGCCTCCTTCCTGGACGCCCGGGGGGGCTTGATCCACCCGGGTTTCGTCAATGCCCACATGCACTGCTACAGCGCCCTGGTGCGGGGGTTCGGGGGCAAGGGGGGGGAGCCCGCCTCGGATTTCGTCCAGGTGCTGGAGCGCCTCTGGTGGCGCCTGGACAAGGCCCTCACCCTGGAGGACGTGAAGGTCTCCGCCCAGGTCTGCCTGCTGGAGGCCCTCCGGTGCGGCTGCACCACCCTGCTGGACCACCACGCGAGCCCCCGGGCCATCCCGGGGAGTCTCTTCGCCCTCGCCGAGGCGGTGGAGGAGTCGGGGCTTTCCGCCTGTCTGTGCTACGAGGTCTCGGATCGGGACGGCCCCCAGGCGGCCCGGGAGGGCATCCGGGAGAATGTGGCCTTCCTGGAGCACGTGGGGAAGGGTGGCAACCCCCGGATCGCCGGGACCTTCGGCCTCCACGCCTCCCTCACCCTGTCCGACGAGACCCTGGACGCCTGCTCTTCCGCCTGCGACTACCAGGGGTTCCACGTGCACGTGGCGGAGGGGCCCACGGACGAGACGGAGTGTCGCCGCCTCCACGGCCTGTCCATCCTGGAGCGCTTCCGGCGCTTCGGCCTGCTGGGGCCCAAGTCCCTGGCGGTCCACTGCATCCACGTGGACCGGGAGGAGGTGGGGATCCTCAAGGACACCCGCACCGCGGTGGTCCACAACCCCGAGTCCAACATGGGCAACGCCGTGGGGGCCGCCAAGGTGCTGGACCTGATGGAGGCGGGGGTCCTGGTGGGTCTGGGCACGGACGGGTACGTCAGCGACATGCTGCGCTCCTACGCCCTGGGCAACGCCCTGGTCAAGCACGCCTCGGGGCACCCCAACCGGGGGTGGACGGAGGTGCCCAAGATGCTCTTCCAGAACAACGGGGAGATTGCGGACCGGTACTTCCCCCTGCGGAGGGGGGTCCTGGCCCCCGGGTGGGCGGCGGACCTGGCGGTGCTGGACTACGACCCCCCCACCCCCCTTTCGGAGCGGAACGTGGACGGGCACCTGCTCTTCGGCCCCCTCTCGGGGCGGGTGGTCCACACCGTGGCGGGGGGGCAGGTCCTCTACCGGGATCGGGCCTTCACCGTCCTGGACGAGGGGCGGATCCTGGCCCGGGCTCGGGAGTGCGCCTCCCGGGTCTGGAGCCGCTTCTAG
- a CDS encoding cytidine/deoxycytidylate deaminase family protein, which yields MRFRSPGTISAEEIDALLDVVEHRILPLTEECVRRGHNLFGGAVLDPETLQPLAVGSNRRGDNPVFHGEIDTILRFFELPDHPAPGETVFLATHEPCSMCLSALAWSGFREVWYLFEYAETAEDFHMPDDLTMLSALFGAKGTNHHNAYLDLHGLREAVAVSPEAPRLEERIRGLKERYRALPVDLG from the coding sequence ATGAGGTTCCGCAGTCCCGGCACCATTTCGGCCGAGGAGATCGACGCGCTGCTGGACGTGGTGGAACACCGCATCCTCCCCCTGACGGAGGAGTGCGTCCGCCGGGGGCACAACCTCTTCGGCGGGGCGGTGCTGGACCCGGAGACCCTCCAGCCCCTGGCGGTGGGGAGCAACCGCCGGGGGGACAACCCGGTCTTCCACGGGGAGATCGACACGATCCTGCGGTTCTTCGAGCTGCCGGACCATCCCGCCCCGGGGGAGACGGTGTTCCTGGCCACCCACGAGCCCTGCTCCATGTGCCTGTCCGCCCTGGCCTGGTCGGGGTTTCGGGAGGTCTGGTACCTCTTCGAGTACGCCGAGACGGCGGAGGACTTCCACATGCCCGACGACCTGACCATGCTTTCTGCCCTCTTCGGGGCGAAGGGGACGAACCACCACAACGCCTACCTGGACCTGCACGGCCTCCGGGAGGCCGTGGCGGTCTCCCCGGAGGCCCCGAGGCTGGAGGAGCGCATCCGGGGCCTCAAGGAACGCTACCGGGCCCTGCCGGTGGACCTGGGATGA
- a CDS encoding YgeY family selenium metabolism-linked hydrolase produces MDGTFQRIRELAKRYEPDMTRFLRDMIALPSESCGEREVVERIRREMEKVGFDEVTVDPMGNVLGTLGTGGRLVAFDAHVDTVGIGNRENWTFDPYGGFEDGERIGGRGASDQEGGMASMVYGGKIMKDLGLLEGLRVVMVGSVQEEDCDGLCWQYLVREGGLRPEFVVSTEPTDGRIHRGQRGRMEIRVRTSGVSCHGSAPERGDNAIYKMAPILRELRALHENLQDDPFLGKGSLTVSEIFSSSPSRCAVADGCWISIDRRLTAGETKEGALRQIRNLPSVAEARAEVSLYTYERPSYTGLVYPTECFFPSWVLEEDHPVTRSMVEAFRGVLEREPVVDKWTFSTNGVAIMGLLGIPCIGFGPGHEDQAHAPDEVTWKSELVDCAGVYAALPRIVADRPAR; encoded by the coding sequence GTGGACGGGACGTTCCAGCGGATTCGGGAACTGGCGAAACGATACGAGCCGGACATGACCCGGTTTCTTCGGGACATGATCGCTCTCCCCAGCGAGAGCTGCGGGGAGCGGGAAGTGGTGGAGCGGATCCGGCGGGAGATGGAGAAGGTCGGGTTCGACGAGGTGACGGTGGACCCCATGGGGAACGTCCTGGGGACCCTGGGCACGGGAGGCCGGCTGGTGGCCTTCGACGCCCACGTGGACACCGTGGGGATCGGCAACCGGGAAAACTGGACCTTCGACCCCTACGGGGGCTTCGAGGACGGGGAGCGCATCGGGGGCCGGGGGGCCAGCGACCAGGAGGGAGGCATGGCCTCCATGGTCTACGGCGGGAAGATCATGAAGGACCTGGGGCTTCTGGAGGGCCTTCGGGTGGTGATGGTGGGCTCCGTCCAGGAGGAGGACTGCGACGGTCTCTGCTGGCAGTACCTCGTCCGGGAGGGGGGGCTGCGGCCGGAGTTCGTGGTGAGCACGGAGCCCACGGACGGGCGCATCCACCGGGGGCAGCGGGGGCGCATGGAAATCCGGGTCCGGACCTCCGGGGTGAGCTGCCACGGCTCCGCCCCGGAGCGAGGGGACAACGCGATCTACAAGATGGCCCCCATCCTCCGGGAGCTGCGGGCCCTGCATGAAAACCTCCAGGACGACCCCTTCCTGGGCAAGGGATCCCTGACGGTTTCGGAGATCTTCTCCTCCAGCCCCTCCCGCTGCGCCGTGGCGGACGGCTGCTGGATCTCCATCGACCGGAGGCTCACCGCCGGGGAGACCAAGGAGGGGGCGCTGCGGCAGATCCGCAACCTTCCCTCGGTGGCGGAGGCCCGGGCGGAGGTTTCCCTCTACACCTACGAGCGTCCCTCCTACACCGGCCTGGTGTACCCCACGGAGTGCTTCTTCCCCTCCTGGGTCCTGGAGGAGGACCACCCGGTGACCCGGAGCATGGTGGAGGCCTTCCGGGGCGTCCTGGAGAGGGAGCCCGTGGTGGACAAGTGGACCTTCTCCACCAACGGGGTGGCCATCATGGGCCTTCTGGGGATCCCCTGCATCGGCTTCGGCCCGGGGCACGAGGATCAGGCCCACGCCCCCGACGAGGTCACCTGGAAATCCGAGCTGGTGGACTGCGCCGGGGTGTACGCGGCCCTTCCCCGGATCGTCGCGGACCGTCCGGCCCGATAG
- a CDS encoding adenine deaminase, with translation MTFSLRDLLPFARGEVPSDLVIRGARVANVLSLEFEEVDVAVARGTIVGMGEGFEGREVLDARGSVLIPGLLDGHLHIESSCLTPSRFAEIVVPRGTTGVFADPHEIANVLGAAGVRGMAEASRGLPLDVFLGAPSCVPASPFETCRVPLGAADLADLFADGTCQHLGEMMNYPGVVAGDREVWAKIAAAGDRPLTAHAPGLSGRALGAYALSGCDGDHESTSLEEGREKLRRGFWVMMRGGSVAPDLEALAPLLREDPARAGRCMGVSDDVDVRTLLEEGHQDAKLRRLCARGVDPLAALRCLTLSPAEYFRLPRRGAIAPGWRADLALVDSLETCRVHRVWKDGVLVARDGRLCVSPDHAVPPALLDRGEPLPPLDRERLRVPAAGRLLRVLGARPGSLLTENLLLPPRVEEGQVVPDPERDLVKLAVRERHTGSGRLGVGFVRGLGLRRGALGASVAHDAHNHIAAGADDRSLHRVLRALEELGGGFVAAEGDRILAALPLPVGGLMNPGPGEETARLLEEVDRVVRGLGVEGLHPCMALSFLSLSVIPRLKLTDRGYVDLEGGGLLGLFED, from the coding sequence ATGACCTTCTCCCTGCGGGACCTGCTTCCCTTCGCCCGGGGGGAGGTCCCTTCGGACCTGGTGATCCGGGGGGCCCGGGTGGCCAACGTCCTCTCCCTGGAGTTCGAGGAGGTGGACGTGGCGGTGGCCCGGGGGACCATCGTGGGGATGGGGGAGGGGTTCGAGGGCCGGGAGGTCCTGGACGCCCGGGGGAGCGTCCTCATCCCGGGGCTGCTGGACGGACACCTGCACATCGAAAGCTCCTGCCTCACCCCCTCCCGGTTCGCCGAGATCGTGGTGCCCCGGGGGACCACGGGGGTCTTCGCGGACCCCCACGAGATCGCCAACGTGCTGGGGGCGGCGGGGGTGCGGGGCATGGCCGAGGCGAGCCGGGGGCTGCCCCTGGACGTGTTCCTGGGAGCCCCCTCCTGCGTGCCCGCGTCGCCCTTCGAGACCTGCCGGGTCCCCCTGGGGGCGGCGGACCTGGCGGACCTCTTCGCCGACGGCACCTGCCAGCACCTGGGAGAGATGATGAACTACCCCGGGGTGGTGGCGGGGGACCGGGAGGTGTGGGCCAAGATCGCCGCGGCGGGGGACCGTCCCCTGACCGCCCACGCCCCGGGGCTTTCCGGACGGGCACTGGGGGCCTACGCCCTGAGCGGTTGCGACGGGGACCACGAGAGCACCTCCCTGGAGGAGGGGCGGGAGAAGCTGCGCCGGGGGTTCTGGGTGATGATGCGGGGCGGTTCCGTGGCCCCGGACCTGGAGGCCCTGGCCCCGCTGCTTCGGGAGGACCCCGCCCGGGCGGGGCGCTGCATGGGAGTGAGCGACGACGTGGACGTCCGGACCCTCCTGGAGGAGGGGCACCAGGACGCCAAGCTGCGGCGGCTCTGCGCCCGGGGGGTGGATCCCCTGGCGGCGCTGCGCTGCCTCACCCTCTCCCCGGCGGAGTACTTCCGCCTCCCCCGGCGGGGGGCCATCGCCCCGGGATGGAGGGCGGACCTGGCCCTGGTGGACTCCCTGGAGACCTGCCGGGTCCACCGGGTGTGGAAGGACGGGGTCCTGGTGGCCCGGGACGGGCGGCTCTGCGTGTCTCCCGATCATGCGGTGCCCCCGGCCCTGCTGGACCGGGGCGAGCCCCTGCCTCCTCTGGACCGGGAGCGGCTGCGGGTGCCCGCCGCAGGGAGGCTCCTGCGGGTCCTGGGGGCTCGCCCGGGGTCCCTCCTGACGGAGAACCTCCTCCTCCCCCCTCGGGTGGAGGAAGGACAGGTCGTCCCGGACCCGGAAAGGGACCTGGTCAAGCTGGCGGTGCGGGAGCGGCACACCGGGTCCGGCCGGTTGGGGGTGGGGTTCGTCCGGGGTCTGGGGCTGCGGCGGGGGGCTCTGGGGGCCTCGGTGGCCCACGACGCCCACAACCACATCGCCGCCGGAGCGGACGACCGGTCCCTGCACCGGGTCCTTCGGGCTCTGGAGGAGCTGGGGGGAGGCTTCGTGGCGGCGGAGGGGGATCGCATCCTGGCGGCCCTGCCTCTTCCCGTGGGGGGGCTCATGAACCCTGGCCCCGGGGAGGAGACTGCCCGTCTGCTGGAGGAGGTGGACCGGGTGGTCCGGGGGCTGGGAGTGGAGGGTCTCCATCCCTGCATGGCCCTCTCCTTCCTTTCCCTGTCGGTGATCCCCCGGCTGAAGCTCACCGACCGGGGCTACGTGGACCTGGAGGGCGGCGGGCTCCTGGGGCTTTTCGAGGACTAG
- a CDS encoding electron transfer flavoprotein subunit alpha/FixB family protein, which yields MRSLVDPAAAAGFLVLGEMRPVSEALHPVSLELTGKARELADRRAAGGGCGTVTALVLAGDRLPDPNALIAAGADRVLLAQAPAFEAYDAAAQARALAWTVEREKPEVVLAGATTNGRSVLPAAAARLRTGLTADCTGLDLDPETGGLLQTRPAIGGNVMATIRTSAHRPQMATVRPRNFPLPAPDPNRRGTVRILDLPEEARAGSVCPRAFRRAAAGRGIEEEDVLVSGGKGLRRPEGFALLRELARALGGGVGASRAAVEARWIEYPHQVGLSGRVVSPKLYVAAGISGAVQHLAGMQTAGTIVAVNKDPEAPIFRVADLGLCGDLYDLIPRILRRLEE from the coding sequence ATGCGGTCTCTGGTGGACCCCGCCGCCGCGGCGGGCTTCCTGGTGCTGGGGGAGATGCGTCCCGTTTCGGAGGCCCTGCACCCCGTGAGCCTGGAGCTGACGGGCAAGGCCCGGGAGCTGGCGGATCGTCGCGCCGCAGGAGGGGGGTGCGGTACCGTCACCGCTTTGGTCCTGGCGGGGGACCGGCTGCCGGACCCGAATGCCCTCATCGCCGCAGGGGCGGACCGGGTGCTTCTGGCCCAGGCCCCGGCCTTCGAGGCCTACGACGCCGCCGCCCAGGCCCGAGCCCTGGCCTGGACGGTGGAGCGGGAGAAGCCGGAGGTGGTCCTGGCGGGAGCCACCACCAACGGCCGCAGCGTGCTTCCCGCCGCGGCGGCGCGGCTGCGCACGGGCCTCACGGCGGACTGCACCGGCCTGGATCTGGACCCGGAGACGGGGGGGCTTCTCCAGACCCGACCCGCCATCGGGGGCAACGTGATGGCCACCATCCGCACGAGCGCCCATCGGCCCCAGATGGCCACGGTGCGTCCCCGGAACTTCCCCCTTCCTGCCCCGGACCCGAACCGCAGGGGGACCGTCCGGATCCTGGACCTCCCCGAGGAGGCCCGCGCCGGGTCGGTGTGCCCCCGGGCCTTTCGTCGGGCCGCGGCGGGGCGGGGCATCGAGGAGGAGGACGTGCTGGTCTCCGGGGGCAAGGGGCTGCGCCGTCCCGAGGGCTTCGCACTGCTTCGGGAGCTGGCCCGGGCTCTGGGGGGCGGCGTGGGGGCCTCCCGGGCGGCGGTGGAGGCCCGGTGGATCGAGTACCCCCACCAGGTGGGCCTCTCCGGCCGGGTGGTGTCCCCCAAGCTCTACGTGGCCGCGGGCATCTCCGGGGCGGTGCAGCATCTGGCGGGGATGCAGACCGCCGGGACCATCGTGGCGGTGAACAAGGACCCGGAGGCCCCCATCTTCCGGGTGGCGGACCTGGGGCTCTGCGGAGACCTCTACGACCTGATCCCCCGGATCCTCCGGAGGCTTGAAGAGTAA
- a CDS encoding helix-turn-helix transcriptional regulator, whose amino-acid sequence MLSTKADEILRFARPLVDFLGDVMGEDCEVVLHDLRDPERSILAIRNGQVTGRSVGDSVTDYALEVLRESQGQDYRAHYPGRLAEGGKALRLSSLFLRDDEGRIVGMLSLNQDLSRLREAHETLGRLLSLGEVSPPDREDPPIHLSIENLMNLQLERAIRDRGVEPGRMTVEEKRGVVEELDRKGIFLLRGAVGAVARRLEVSEQTVYRYLRG is encoded by the coding sequence GTGCTCTCCACGAAGGCCGACGAGATCCTCCGTTTTGCCCGTCCCCTGGTGGATTTTCTGGGGGACGTGATGGGAGAGGACTGCGAGGTGGTCCTCCACGACCTGAGGGACCCGGAGCGTTCCATCCTGGCGATCCGCAACGGCCAGGTCACGGGGCGCTCCGTGGGAGACTCGGTGACGGACTACGCTCTGGAGGTGCTCCGGGAGAGCCAGGGGCAGGACTACCGGGCCCACTACCCCGGTCGGTTGGCGGAGGGGGGCAAGGCCCTGCGTCTCTCCAGCCTCTTCCTCCGGGACGACGAAGGGCGGATCGTGGGCATGCTCTCCCTCAACCAGGACCTGTCCCGGCTCCGGGAGGCCCACGAAACCCTGGGACGTCTGCTTTCCCTGGGAGAGGTTTCCCCTCCGGACCGGGAGGACCCGCCCATCCATCTTTCCATCGAAAACCTCATGAACCTGCAGCTGGAACGGGCCATCCGGGACCGGGGCGTGGAGCCCGGGAGGATGACCGTGGAGGAGAAGCGCGGGGTGGTGGAGGAACTGGACCGCAAGGGCATCTTTCTGCTCAGGGGGGCGGTGGGGGCCGTGGCGCGGCGTCTGGAGGTCTCGGAGCAGACCGTCTACCGGTACCTGCGGGGGTAG